From Apium graveolens cultivar Ventura chromosome 9, ASM990537v1, whole genome shotgun sequence, the proteins below share one genomic window:
- the LOC141684276 gene encoding bystin-like encodes MTKKRSRNQNPEPFLPEDDSKSKSSKKHTKAPKQHQQEHKLISSGMSSKILKEALIQQKEIQEETEAQIPGASNFASLKEKTDTAKFEEEDLDRFNGFSETQSQYGGDEEEIDEDDEKLLEAFLSKDPRPQRTLADLIVDKIKENDAQVSSEKQPLPKLDESIIELYKGVGKLLNKYTAGKIPKAFKHIPSLQFWEEVLYLTEPEKWSPNAMFQATRIFSSNFGVKKAERFYKLVLLPRIREDIRKNKRLHFALYQALKKSLYKPAAFNKGILFPLCESRTCNLREAVIIGSIIQKVSIPPLHSSVALLKLAEMQYCGTTSYFIKLLVEKKYALPYRVLDALVEHFMAFLNEERTMPVIWHQSLLAFVQRYKNELVKEDKLNLNALVEKQWHKLVTPEICRELRNSRNRGDKEDDLMSIASPAYVINKTIEEDRFDIPEVPMEED; translated from the exons ATGACAAAGAAGAGAAGCAGAAACCAAAATCCCGAGCCTTTCCTCCCCGAGGATGACTCCAAATCAAAATCCTCCAAGAAACACACCAAAGCTCCCAAACAGCACCAGCAAGAACATAAG CTTATATCATCGGGCATGAGCTCCAAGATATTGAAGGAAGCTCTAATTCAGCAGAAGGAAATACAGGAGGAGACTGAGGCTCAGATTCCTGGTGCCAGCAATTTTGCTTCCCTCAAAGAAAAGACTGACACAGCTAAATTTGAGGAAGAGGACCTTGATCGATTTAATGGGTTCTCAGAGACTCAAAGCCAATATGGCGGCGATGAG GAAGAGATTGATGAGGATGATGAGAAGTTACTTGAAGCGTTCTTATCAAAAGACCCCCGGCCACAGCGTACCTTGGCAGATCTCATTGTAGACAAGATCAAAGAAAACGATGCCCAAGTTTCCTCAG AAAAGCAACCGTTGCCTAAACTGGACGAGTCCATCATAGAATTATACAAGGG AGTTGGCAAACTTCTCAACAAGTACACGGCAGGCAAGATACCAAAAGCTTTTAAGCACATCCCTTCGTTGCAATTTTGGGAGGAGGTCTTGTACCTGACTGAACCTGAAAAATGGTCTCCAAATGCGATGTTCCAAGCCACAAGAATATTTTCTTCCAATTTCGGTGTGAAGAAGGCAGAACGATTTTACAAGTTAGTCTTACTTCCAAGAATTAGAGAAGATATTCGCAAGAATAAGAGACTGCATTTTGCGTTATATCAAGCTCTAAAAAAATCTCTGTACAAACCAGCTGCCTTTAATAAGGGAATATTGTTTCCTTTGTGCGag TCAAGGACCTGCAACTTGAGAGAGGCTGTCATCATCGgaagcatcattcaaaaagtcTCTATTCCTCCTCTTCATTCAAG TGTTGCGCTGTTGAAACTGGCTGAGATGCAATACTGTGGCACTACAAG CTATTTCATTAAGCTTTTAGTTGAAAAGAAGTATGCTTTGCCATATCGTGTCCTTGATGCCTTGGTTGAACATTTTATGGCCTTTCTTAACGAGGAAAGAACAATGCCTGTGATCTGGCATCAATCACTTCTCGCATTTGTGCAAAG GTACAAAAATGAACTGGTAAAAGAGGACAAACTCAACCTCAATGCTCTTGTAGAAAAACAATGGCATAAGTTG GTTACTCCTGAAATCTGTAGAGAGCTGAGAAACAGCCGGAATCGCGGGGACAAGGAAGATGACTTAATGTCTATAG CTTCTCCTGCTTATGTGATTAACAAAACAATCGAGGAAGACAGGTTCGATATTCCGGAGGTACCaatggaagaagattga
- the LOC141686937 gene encoding uncharacterized protein LOC141686937 — protein MMMQMQNQEDDTTFLTTITHQEPITNHHQISQNKSGSIKRKLLFSSTSPVSKKPNFSPSPDVLSGQSLECFKKIQLRPTILRRTISEPIDPHCEFSSTRSSENLQRTLSDLSLVQAKSPETDRRIVPVVNAVETTPSSLTRRRPVVHRKICDAMSSGMIGSDTKESPSSLELKKIKKGLRQMSQWFSEALEMEDDQEQEDGKQEQQKGCECKHHTESPKGKEWSEAENEIDEAVSVDKTGECLIIKFKCPCSKAYHILLSGTSCYYKLI, from the exons ATGATGATGCAAATGCAAAATCAAGAAGATGACACCACCTTTCTCACCACCATCACCCACCAAGAACCCATCACTAATCACCACCAAATCTCCCAAAACAAAAGCGGCTCGATCAAACGCAAACTACTCTTCTCATCAACCTCCCCTGTTTCCAAGAAACCCAACTTTTCACCTTCCCCTGATGTTCTCTCCGGCCAGTCTCTTGAGTGTTTCAAGAAAATCCAACTCCGACCCACGATTCTCCGTCGCACAATCTCCGAACCCATTGATCCGCATTGCGAGTTTTCGAGCACTCGCTCCTCGGAAAATCTTCAAAGAACACTCTCTGACCTTTCTTTGGTTCAGGCCAAATCTCCGGAAACTGACCGGAGAATTGTGCCGGTGGTGAATGCGGTGGAAACTACTCCGAGTTCTTTGACTCGTCGCCGCCCTGTGGTTCATCGAAAAATATGCGATGCTATGAGTTCAGGAATGATTGGTTCAGACACAAAAGAGAGCCCTAGTTCCTTG GAgttaaagaagatcaagaaagGCTTGAGACAGATGAGTCAATGGTTTAGTGAAGCTCTTGAAATGGAAGATGATCAAGAACAAGAAGATGGCAAGCAAGAACAACAAAAAGGCTGTGAATGTAAACATCACACAGAAAGTCCCAAG GGAAAGGAGTGGTCTGAAGCTGAGAATGAAATTGATGAAGCAGTGAGTGTGGATAAAACTGGAGAATGCCTGATCATCAAGTTCAAATGTCCCTGTAGCAAAGCTTATCATATTCTTCTTTCCGGGACCTCCTGTTACTACAAGCTCATCTGA